The proteins below come from a single Sorghum bicolor cultivar BTx623 chromosome 4, Sorghum_bicolor_NCBIv3, whole genome shotgun sequence genomic window:
- the LOC8070604 gene encoding uncharacterized protein LOC8070604, translated as MPAASEAVGAPSGGVGGGGDVEQEYEIRNDEGFVYKVARGVHLDSAPSSSTQLAAGRDPKAVGLRRRRRALLRLRDKRLRDLARWEALASELIAPLPAPQPPAPSLPSSSQPDAAAAAAAASSSSILDDLLAQVDTQAEFLKKARQWCDEVNALCDDPEPAIFDSCVPPLWGANPKELMEGLCSPEEKTAYSMWCGNPKELIEGLCSPGEKTAYGKNGRQEASRESKMKKVSIKKQKMARDLPPILTESRKKKRVINLSCSNNVAPQGSVEPKRKKAYRSKSTAPGTPGSATRRKAESTPGSATRRKVESTPARAPDIVCSPGPLTRRRAAAKNESPAGS; from the exons ATGCCCGCGGCTTCAGAGGCCGTGGGCGCGCccagcggcggcgtcggcggcggcggagacgtCGAGCAGGAGTACGAGATCCGCAACGACGAGGGCTTCGTCTACAAGGTCGCCAGGGGGGTCCACCTCGACTCCgcgccctcctcctccacccagCTGGCGGCGGGCCGCGACCCCAAGGCTGTCggcctgcgccgccgccgccgcgcgctccTCCGCCTCCGCGACAAGCGCCTCCGCGACCTCGCCCGCTGGGAGGCCCTCGCCTCCGAACTCATCGCCCCGCTCCCCGCTCCCCAGCCACCGGCTCCTTCCCTTCCCTCCTCGTCCCAGCCCgacgctgctgctgccgccgccgccgcctcctcgtcctccatccTCGACGACCTCCTCGCACAG GTCGACACGCAGGCAGAGTTCCTGAAGAAGGCTCGGCAATGGTGCGATGAGGTCAACGCGCTTTGCGATGATCCTGAGCCAGCCATCTTTGATTCATGTGTTCCGCCGTTGTGGGGCGCCAACCCAAAGGAGCTGATGGAGGGGCTGTGCAGTCCAGAAGAAAAGACTGCCTACAGTATGTGGTGCGGCAACCCAAAGGAGCTGATAGAGGGGCTGTGCAGTCCAGGAGAAAAGACTGCCTACG GTAAGAATGGGCGCCAAGAAGCTTCAAGAGAGTCTAAAATGAAAAAAGTTAGTATCAAAAAACAGAAAATGGCTCGTGACCTTCCTCCCATTCTCACTGAGAGCAG GAAGAAGAAAAGAGTAATTAATCTTTCATGCTCCAATAACGTTGCACCACAAGGCTCTGTTGAACCAAAGAG GAAGAAGGCATATAGGAGTAAATCTACCGCCCCAGGTACTCCAGGATCAGCCACGAGAAGGAAGGCAGAGTCGACTCCAGGATCAGCGACGAGAAGGAAGGTAGAGTCGACTCCAGCAAGAGCTCCAGACATAGTTTGTAGCCCGGGGCCACTAACCAGGAGAAGGGCAGCAGCAAAAAATGAATCACCAGCAGGTTCATAA